A DNA window from Allokutzneria albata contains the following coding sequences:
- a CDS encoding type 1 glutamine amidotransferase domain-containing protein, whose amino-acid sequence MARTNKVLIALTSHDKLGDTGEETGYYVPEAAHPWQVFRQAGYEVDYVSVQGGNPPESGYDAEDEVQRLFLESERARLAVTPKAAEVNAADYDAIFYAGGHGTMWDFPGDEDLAALGRDIYENGGVVAAVCHGPAALVPLTLSDGTPLVAGKDITGFTNSEEEAAGATEIVPFLLQTTLEGLGARYHVAPDFAENVVRDGRLVTGQNPASATGTAQGVLAALKD is encoded by the coding sequence ATGGCACGCACCAACAAGGTGCTGATCGCGCTGACCAGCCACGACAAGCTCGGTGACACCGGCGAGGAGACCGGCTACTACGTGCCCGAGGCCGCGCACCCGTGGCAGGTGTTCCGGCAGGCCGGTTACGAGGTCGACTACGTCTCCGTCCAGGGTGGCAACCCGCCGGAGAGCGGCTACGACGCCGAGGACGAGGTGCAGCGGCTGTTCCTGGAGAGCGAGCGCGCCCGGCTCGCGGTGACCCCGAAGGCCGCGGAGGTGAACGCGGCCGACTACGACGCGATCTTCTACGCCGGTGGTCACGGGACCATGTGGGACTTCCCCGGCGACGAGGACCTGGCCGCGCTCGGCCGGGACATCTACGAGAACGGCGGCGTGGTGGCCGCGGTCTGCCACGGACCCGCCGCGCTGGTGCCGCTCACGCTCTCCGACGGCACACCACTGGTGGCGGGCAAGGACATCACCGGCTTCACCAACTCCGAGGAAGAGGCTGCCGGGGCTACCGAGATCGTGCCGTTCCTGCTGCAGACGACGCTGGAGGGGCTGGGCGCGCGCTACCACGTGGCGCCGGACTTCGCGGAGAACGTGGTCCGCGACGGGCGGCTCGTCACCGGCCAGAACCCGGCGTCGGCGACCGGAACCGCGCAGGGCGTGCTCGCCGCGCTGAAGGACTGA
- a CDS encoding DNA-processing protein DprA, which yields MTVDARAQAAFILALRGEESLDAVEREIVAWQREGIGLVTVEDPDYPAWLRAQPDPPPFLTYRGSLEARDARSVAVVGSRRPSQRGIARAWDIAAVLAEAGWTVVSGLASGTDAAVHRRVLAAGARTVAFVGTGLRHCYPLENSPLEAEIARSGAVVSQFLPDTPPARHQFPKRCALMSGSCAAVVVVDAEEYCEARVLAQLALSSGRPVFLAHDVLAHRWASDMATQPGVTVLSGPHQVPDALDTPALAA from the coding sequence GTGACGGTGGACGCGCGGGCCCAGGCCGCCTTCATCCTCGCCCTGCGCGGCGAGGAGTCGCTGGACGCGGTCGAGCGGGAGATCGTCGCATGGCAGCGCGAAGGCATCGGCCTGGTCACCGTCGAGGACCCGGACTACCCGGCGTGGCTGCGCGCCCAGCCCGATCCGCCGCCGTTCCTGACCTACCGGGGCTCGCTCGAAGCGCGGGACGCACGGTCCGTCGCGGTGGTCGGTAGCCGCCGCCCTTCCCAGCGCGGGATCGCGCGGGCGTGGGACATCGCGGCGGTGCTCGCCGAGGCGGGCTGGACCGTCGTGAGCGGCCTGGCCTCGGGCACCGACGCGGCGGTGCACCGCAGGGTGCTGGCCGCCGGAGCGCGGACCGTCGCGTTCGTCGGAACGGGCCTGCGGCACTGCTATCCGCTGGAGAACTCGCCGCTGGAGGCGGAGATCGCCCGTAGTGGTGCGGTGGTGTCGCAGTTCCTGCCGGACACCCCGCCCGCGCGGCACCAGTTCCCGAAGCGCTGCGCGCTGATGAGCGGGTCGTGTGCGGCGGTCGTGGTCGTGGACGCCGAGGAGTACTGCGAGGCCCGGGTCCTCGCCCAGCTGGCCCTGTCCTCGGGCCGCCCGGTCTTCCTCGCGCACGACGTCCTGGCCCACCGCTGGGCGTCGGACATGGCCACCCAGCCCGGAGTGACCGTCCTGTCCGGCCCGCACCAGGTGCCGGACGCCCTCGACACCCCGGCCCTCGCCGCGTGA
- a CDS encoding DUF6355 family natural product biosynthesis protein, whose amino-acid sequence MKKRIVGLLAAALTVGGTLTGAMVATSATATAGPCGHWSKDKVLWMEHYYTHCGATRVYVNVTDRGGIRPSFCIDPGATEYLGTNVTYAHSDGTRC is encoded by the coding sequence GTGAAGAAGCGAATCGTGGGGCTGCTCGCCGCTGCCCTGACCGTCGGCGGCACGCTCACCGGAGCCATGGTGGCCACCTCCGCGACCGCCACCGCGGGCCCCTGCGGCCACTGGTCCAAGGACAAGGTCCTCTGGATGGAGCACTACTACACGCACTGCGGCGCCACCCGTGTCTATGTGAACGTCACCGACCGAGGCGGAATCCGGCCGAGCTTCTGCATCGATCCGGGGGCCACGGAGTACCTCGGCACCAACGTCACGTACGCGCACTCGGACGGCACCCGCTGCTGA
- the bla gene encoding class A beta-lactamase, which yields MPIITRRALLGAVALLPVAGCARPETPAPAQTSSPVPAPPPTDERLFELERKFDARLGVYAVATGTGRTIAHRADERFAFCSTFKGLAAAAVLHHNPMSHLDTVVKYTKDDLLKNATITPRHLETGMTIRQLCDAAVRFSDGTAGNLLLRDLGGPARLTEYARGLGDTVTRMDRIEPAITEATPGDPRDTTSPRAFGATYQKIVLGDALPPEKRAFLRDLLERNTTGAQRIRAGVPGGWTVADKTGTGDYGTLNDIGIVWPPNSPPIVIAIMSSKAAKDAKYDQALIAEAAAHVATALV from the coding sequence ATGCCGATCATCACGCGTCGCGCCCTGCTCGGTGCGGTGGCACTCCTGCCGGTGGCCGGATGCGCGAGGCCCGAGACGCCCGCTCCCGCACAGACGTCCTCCCCGGTTCCCGCTCCACCTCCGACGGACGAGCGACTGTTCGAGCTGGAGCGAAAGTTCGACGCGCGCCTGGGCGTCTACGCGGTGGCCACCGGAACCGGCAGGACCATCGCCCACCGCGCGGACGAACGATTCGCTTTCTGCTCGACGTTCAAAGGCCTCGCGGCGGCCGCGGTCCTGCACCACAACCCGATGTCCCATTTGGACACGGTCGTCAAGTACACCAAGGACGATCTGCTGAAGAACGCCACCATCACCCCGCGACACCTCGAAACGGGAATGACGATCCGTCAGCTGTGCGATGCCGCGGTGCGCTTCAGCGACGGCACGGCGGGAAATCTCCTGCTTCGCGATCTCGGCGGTCCCGCCAGGCTGACGGAGTACGCGCGCGGGCTCGGCGACACGGTGACCCGGATGGACCGGATCGAGCCCGCGATCACCGAAGCCACTCCAGGAGATCCCCGGGACACGACGTCCCCGCGCGCGTTCGGCGCCACCTATCAGAAGATCGTGCTCGGGGACGCCCTTCCGCCGGAGAAGCGAGCTTTCCTCCGCGATCTGCTGGAACGCAACACCACTGGCGCACAACGCATCCGTGCAGGTGTGCCGGGCGGCTGGACCGTCGCCGACAAGACCGGGACCGGTGACTACGGCACGCTCAACGACATCGGGATCGTGTGGCCGCCGAACTCGCCGCCGATCGTCATCGCGATCATGTCCAGCAAGGCGGCCAAGGACGCCAAGTACGACCAGGCCCTCATCGCCGAAGCCGCCGCGCACGTCGCGACCGCCCTCGTTTAG
- a CDS encoding VOC family protein, which yields MASKFTELAIDCADPVGLARFWCAVLGYEVQDEEHGLVTIGSPEVPEGRNRPGPVPPTLTFARVPEGKTVKNRLHIDVNPTDRDRDEEVRRLLDLGARHADVGQTGEESWVTLADPEGNEFCVLGTRCP from the coding sequence ATGGCCAGCAAGTTCACCGAGCTCGCGATCGACTGCGCCGACCCCGTCGGACTCGCCCGGTTCTGGTGCGCGGTCCTCGGCTACGAGGTGCAGGACGAGGAGCACGGGCTGGTCACGATCGGTTCCCCCGAGGTCCCGGAGGGCAGGAACCGCCCCGGTCCAGTGCCCCCGACGCTGACCTTCGCGCGCGTGCCGGAGGGCAAGACTGTCAAGAACCGCCTGCACATCGACGTCAACCCGACCGACCGTGATCGCGACGAGGAGGTCCGCCGCCTGCTCGACCTCGGCGCCCGGCACGCCGACGTCGGCCAGACCGGCGAGGAGAGCTGGGTGACGCTCGCCGACCCGGAGGGCAACGAGTTCTGCGTCCTCGGCACCCGCTGCCCCTGA
- a CDS encoding inositol-3-phosphate synthase encodes MGGDRNTVRVAIVGVGNCAASLVQGVHYYRDAEPDARVPGLMHVRFGDYHVRDVEFVAAFDVDAKKVGRDLSEAIVASENNTIKICDVPPLGVPVQRGHTLDGLGRYYRETITESDDEPVDVAAALRAARVDVLVAYLPVGSEAASRFYAQCAIDAGVAYVNALPVFIASDPEWAEKFRAAGVPIVGDDIKSQVGATITHRVLAKLFEDRGVIVDRTMQLNVGGNMDFKNMLERDRLESKKISKTQAVTSQLEHDLGAQNVHIGPSDYVAWLDDRKWAYVRLEGRAFGDVPLNLEYKLEVWDSPNSAGVIIDAIRAAKIAMDRGIGGPILSASSYFMKSPPEQYADSVARERVEQFIRGEIER; translated from the coding sequence ATGGGCGGAGACCGCAACACGGTGCGGGTGGCCATCGTCGGCGTCGGGAACTGCGCGGCGTCCCTGGTGCAGGGAGTGCACTACTACCGCGACGCCGAACCCGACGCCAGGGTGCCGGGTCTGATGCACGTGCGGTTCGGCGACTACCACGTGCGGGACGTGGAGTTCGTCGCGGCGTTCGACGTCGACGCGAAGAAGGTCGGCCGCGACCTGTCCGAGGCGATCGTGGCAAGCGAGAACAACACGATCAAGATCTGCGACGTTCCGCCGCTGGGCGTTCCGGTGCAGCGCGGGCACACCCTGGACGGCCTCGGCCGCTACTACCGGGAGACGATCACCGAGTCCGACGACGAGCCGGTCGACGTCGCCGCCGCCCTGCGCGCGGCAAGGGTGGACGTGCTGGTCGCGTACCTGCCGGTGGGGTCGGAGGCGGCGAGCCGGTTCTACGCGCAGTGCGCCATCGACGCCGGGGTCGCCTACGTCAACGCGCTGCCGGTGTTCATCGCCTCCGACCCGGAGTGGGCGGAGAAGTTCCGCGCCGCGGGCGTGCCGATCGTCGGCGACGACATCAAGTCCCAGGTGGGCGCCACCATCACGCACCGGGTGCTGGCCAAGCTGTTCGAGGACCGCGGCGTGATCGTGGACCGGACGATGCAGCTCAACGTCGGCGGCAACATGGACTTCAAGAACATGCTGGAGCGGGACCGGCTGGAGTCCAAGAAGATCTCCAAGACGCAGGCGGTCACCTCGCAGCTGGAGCACGACCTCGGCGCCCAGAACGTCCACATCGGACCGTCGGACTACGTGGCCTGGCTGGACGACCGCAAGTGGGCCTACGTCCGGCTGGAGGGCAGGGCGTTCGGCGACGTGCCGCTGAACCTGGAGTACAAGCTGGAGGTCTGGGACTCGCCCAACTCCGCGGGCGTGATCATCGACGCGATCCGCGCCGCGAAGATCGCGATGGACCGGGGGATCGGCGGCCCGATCCTGTCGGCGTCCTCGTACTTCATGAAGTCCCCGCCGGAGCAGTACGCGGACTCGGTCGCCCGCGAGCGGGTCGAGCAGTTCATCCGGGGCGAGATCGAACGCTGA
- a CDS encoding LysR family transcriptional regulator, whose translation MDLGQLRTFNAVYRAGSLTAAATVLGLTQPAVSVQVKALEERLGRPLFRRLARGVAPTAFADELARRVGPHLDALAGVELELTREEFARTVRFGGPAEAMSLLALPALAGLVRRGLRLRVGLGLADDLLVDLAEGRLDLVLSSVRPRRKGLVVTPLTDEEFVLVAAAGSEFPDLAAAPMLAYAEELPMIRRYWRSVFGGPPPHTAAVVVPDLRAVLTAVLAGAGISVLPRYLCAAQLEAGELVLVREPEEPPINTLYLATRADQARLPHIRAVTETLTSAAKHW comes from the coding sequence ATGGATCTCGGACAGCTCCGCACGTTCAACGCCGTCTACCGCGCCGGTTCCCTGACCGCCGCCGCCACGGTGCTCGGCCTCACCCAGCCCGCGGTGAGCGTGCAGGTCAAGGCGCTGGAGGAGCGCTTGGGCCGACCGCTGTTCCGCAGGCTGGCCCGCGGGGTGGCGCCGACCGCCTTCGCCGACGAGCTGGCCAGACGGGTCGGTCCGCACCTGGACGCCCTCGCCGGGGTGGAGCTGGAGCTGACCCGGGAGGAGTTCGCCAGGACGGTCCGGTTCGGCGGCCCGGCCGAGGCGATGTCGCTGCTGGCCCTGCCCGCGCTGGCCGGGCTGGTCCGGCGGGGCCTGCGGCTGCGGGTCGGCCTCGGCCTGGCCGACGACCTGCTGGTGGACCTCGCGGAGGGACGGCTGGACCTGGTGCTCTCCTCGGTCCGGCCGCGCAGGAAGGGCCTGGTGGTGACGCCGCTGACGGACGAGGAGTTCGTGCTCGTCGCGGCGGCGGGCAGCGAGTTCCCCGACCTGGCGGCGGCGCCGATGCTGGCCTACGCCGAGGAGCTGCCGATGATCAGGCGCTACTGGCGCTCGGTCTTCGGCGGGCCGCCGCCGCACACCGCCGCGGTCGTCGTCCCGGACCTGCGCGCGGTGCTGACCGCCGTGCTGGCCGGGGCCGGGATCTCCGTGCTGCCCAGATACCTGTGCGCGGCGCAGCTCGAAGCCGGGGAGCTGGTCCTGGTGCGCGAGCCGGAGGAACCGCCGATCAACACGCTCTACCTGGCGACGCGGGCGGACCAGGCGCGGCTCCCGCACATCCGCGCGGTGACCGAAACCCTGACCTCCGCGGCGAAGCACTGGTAA
- a CDS encoding transglycosylase domain-containing protein produces MIQQPTEMIAPVEPEFQREPTLLTHREPVPEGYENDAEGLDDDREDDELTEEEERALRRKKIWRRVRRTAYVLTGLAVLGPIVAFIITYYMVTVTPPDEYLRAQNKTVSLLYSDGTKMSKIVPPNGNATFVKHDQIPQIVRDAITSTEDASFYENPGFDVVGILRAVWNQATAGVGGGSGITQQYIKLSTGDKENSLKRKWVELVKSFKMSVQQDKPQIMEAYLNIAQFRAGTIGIEAGSQALFGKSVTKIEDPGEAALLAAVLQAPSRWDPERNREGVEDRWRNMVLPRMVKNGKLDPEKAKSLQFPHTEPRKKPGSGVSGPMLHIQEQVLSELEEQLNLKEQDILKNGLTIHTTIDPGAQKAALDAVNKVMGNNVETLRSSLVAIDPKTGGVIAYYGGENGAGIDYAKQPQEPGSSFKPFVTLAGLEDGRGLGEFYDGTSGLNLAGRPWRNSGGDSSCGKQCSVRDATTKSVNTVFVKMALDVGVSKVVEAAHQAGIAKEINKKPTLRGENGGTPFADIAIGGGRTLVRTLDMATAYATFANDGQKHEFHFVKELKRGNDNFDVEYEKREFPAQAAFDPSDSSRNQNLARNVTESMLQVASYSRIPLKGNRPVAAKTGTHQYNDTAQNSDAWTVGYTPQVSTAVWVGSDQPMAIKGNYQRRASDIYGKDEPGHIWKEFMDAYLTGKPVERFPKAEGIGQYNEPPKSTTASPSSSSLPTTTPSTDPTTTPSKPSSSPSRPCRPWEIGCTRPTTTKSTPSHGGGGGGGGGGGGGGGGGGGGGEGDGRGIVAPDPPG; encoded by the coding sequence ATGATCCAGCAGCCGACCGAGATGATCGCCCCGGTCGAGCCGGAGTTCCAGCGCGAGCCCACGCTGCTGACCCACCGCGAGCCGGTCCCGGAGGGCTACGAGAACGACGCCGAGGGCCTCGACGACGACCGCGAGGACGACGAGCTGACCGAGGAGGAGGAGCGCGCGCTGCGCAGGAAGAAGATCTGGCGCCGCGTGCGCCGCACCGCCTACGTGCTGACCGGTCTCGCCGTCCTCGGCCCGATCGTCGCGTTCATCATCACCTACTACATGGTGACGGTGACGCCCCCGGACGAGTACCTGAGGGCCCAGAACAAGACCGTCTCGCTGCTGTACAGCGACGGCACCAAGATGAGCAAGATCGTCCCGCCGAACGGCAACGCCACCTTCGTCAAGCACGACCAGATCCCGCAGATCGTGCGGGACGCGATCACCTCGACCGAGGACGCGTCGTTCTACGAGAACCCCGGGTTCGACGTGGTCGGCATCCTGCGTGCCGTGTGGAACCAGGCCACCGCGGGTGTCGGCGGTGGCTCGGGCATCACGCAGCAGTACATCAAGCTGTCCACCGGCGACAAGGAGAACTCGCTCAAGCGCAAGTGGGTCGAGCTGGTCAAGTCGTTCAAGATGAGCGTCCAGCAGGACAAGCCGCAGATCATGGAGGCCTACCTCAACATCGCCCAGTTCCGGGCGGGGACGATCGGTATCGAGGCGGGCTCCCAGGCGCTGTTCGGCAAGAGCGTCACGAAGATCGAGGACCCGGGCGAGGCCGCGCTGCTGGCCGCCGTGCTCCAGGCGCCGTCGCGGTGGGACCCGGAACGCAACCGGGAGGGCGTCGAGGACCGCTGGCGCAACATGGTCCTGCCGCGCATGGTGAAGAACGGCAAACTCGACCCGGAGAAGGCCAAGAGCCTCCAGTTCCCGCACACCGAGCCGCGCAAGAAGCCCGGCAGCGGTGTCAGCGGCCCGATGCTGCACATCCAGGAACAGGTCCTGAGCGAGCTCGAGGAACAGCTGAACCTCAAGGAACAGGACATTCTGAAGAACGGGCTCACCATCCACACCACGATCGACCCCGGCGCCCAGAAGGCCGCGCTGGACGCGGTGAACAAGGTGATGGGCAACAACGTCGAGACGCTGCGCAGTTCGCTGGTGGCCATCGACCCCAAGACCGGTGGCGTCATCGCGTACTACGGCGGTGAGAACGGCGCCGGTATCGACTACGCGAAACAGCCCCAGGAACCGGGGTCCTCGTTCAAGCCGTTCGTCACCCTGGCGGGCCTGGAAGACGGCAGGGGCCTCGGCGAGTTCTACGACGGCACGTCGGGCCTCAACCTGGCCGGACGTCCCTGGCGGAACTCCGGCGGGGACAGCAGCTGCGGCAAGCAGTGCTCGGTTCGCGACGCGACCACGAAGTCCGTCAACACGGTGTTCGTCAAGATGGCCCTGGACGTCGGCGTGAGCAAGGTCGTCGAGGCCGCGCACCAGGCGGGCATCGCCAAGGAGATCAACAAGAAGCCGACGCTCCGGGGTGAGAACGGTGGCACGCCGTTCGCGGACATCGCCATCGGTGGTGGCCGGACGCTCGTGCGCACGCTCGACATGGCGACCGCCTACGCCACGTTCGCCAACGACGGCCAGAAGCACGAGTTCCACTTCGTCAAGGAGTTGAAGCGGGGCAACGACAACTTCGACGTCGAGTACGAGAAGCGCGAGTTCCCGGCCCAGGCCGCCTTCGACCCCAGTGACAGCAGCCGCAACCAGAACCTGGCGCGCAACGTGACGGAGTCGATGCTCCAGGTCGCGAGCTACTCCAGGATCCCGCTCAAGGGCAACCGGCCGGTGGCGGCGAAGACCGGTACGCACCAGTACAACGACACCGCGCAGAACTCCGACGCGTGGACGGTGGGCTACACCCCGCAGGTCTCCACCGCGGTGTGGGTGGGCTCCGACCAGCCGATGGCGATCAAGGGCAACTACCAGCGCCGGGCTTCCGACATCTACGGCAAGGACGAGCCCGGTCACATCTGGAAGGAGTTCATGGACGCCTACCTGACCGGCAAGCCCGTCGAGCGGTTCCCGAAGGCCGAAGGGATCGGCCAGTACAACGAGCCGCCGAAGTCCACGACGGCGTCCCCGTCGTCCAGCTCCCTGCCGACCACGACCCCGTCGACGGACCCGACCACCACGCCGTCCAAGCCGTCGAGCAGCCCCTCGCGGCCGTGCCGGCCGTGGGAGATCGGCTGCACCAGGCCCACCACCACGAAGTCGACCCCCAGCCACGGCGGTGGCGGCGGTGGTGGTGGCGGCGGTGGCGGAGGCGGTGGTGGTGGTGGTGGTGGTGGTGAGGGCGACGGCCGCGGGATCGTAGCGCCCGATCCACCCGGCTGA
- a CDS encoding DUF5318 domain-containing protein, producing the protein MQTQRQVVDYALQRRALLAEVYAGRTGVAEVCDASPYLLRAAKFHGQPSTTTCPVCRKEPLTHVAWVYGDELKHAAGSARTAEELAKLATLYEEFTVYVVEVCRTCSWNHLVQSYVLGTRGLPSPSRRRTAAE; encoded by the coding sequence GTGCAAACCCAGCGGCAGGTCGTCGACTACGCGTTGCAGCGCCGCGCGCTGCTCGCGGAGGTCTACGCGGGCCGCACGGGGGTCGCCGAGGTCTGTGACGCCAGTCCTTACCTGTTGAGGGCGGCGAAGTTCCACGGGCAGCCGAGCACCACGACCTGTCCGGTCTGCCGCAAGGAGCCGCTGACGCACGTCGCCTGGGTCTACGGCGACGAGCTCAAGCACGCCGCCGGTTCCGCCCGCACCGCGGAGGAACTGGCGAAGCTGGCAACCCTGTACGAGGAGTTCACCGTCTACGTGGTTGAGGTCTGCCGCACCTGCAGTTGGAACCACCTGGTGCAGTCATACGTCCTGGGGACGCGTGGTCTGCCCAGCCCGTCGCGTCGGAGGACCGCGGCGGAGTGA
- a CDS encoding glycosyltransferase family 87 protein, which produces MSSSRDPQPSQDPAEQEPSQQGSVADSASLSPAERIVPTWSEPLAFHASRPLGGPLGRHAVIGRHWFWTPLRVVLLLATVTLVLGWFAKSPCLQTYVDGGGAVQLDWRDSRQYVAMCYSDTIPLYTAERLDKGAFPYATSWVDNEGQPNEQVRYMEYPVLTGLFQWFNAKLTAGWTALAGEGWVPKTMPVVVYFNFTALWLALAWLVTIWATVQLAGRRPWDAAIAALSLLVVVHVFTNFDALATAFAAAAMLAWARKKPVLAGLLLGLGAAAKLYPLFLLGPLLVLCLRAGRMGPWLRTTAATVAAWSAVNVPIMLLYPKGWWEFFRLNSERGVDPDTIYNALMYFTGWPGFDGPLLHGEAPVILNTVTGVLFALCCAGVAWMALSAPTRPRVAQLMFLVVAAFLLTNKVWSPQYSLWLVPLAVLALPRWRLLLAWMAVDALVWAPRMYFYLGESNKGLPADWFLGTVLVRDALVVLLCVLVIRDIYRPERDKVRYAGQDDPTGGVLDRAEDRFVLRRKRKLQEESVPDAVGAG; this is translated from the coding sequence GTGTCCAGCAGCCGTGATCCACAGCCGTCGCAGGACCCGGCGGAGCAGGAGCCGTCCCAGCAGGGCTCGGTCGCCGACTCCGCCTCGCTGAGCCCTGCCGAGCGCATCGTGCCGACCTGGAGCGAGCCGCTGGCCTTCCACGCCAGCCGTCCGCTCGGCGGCCCGCTCGGCAGACACGCGGTGATCGGGCGGCACTGGTTCTGGACACCGCTGCGGGTGGTGCTGCTGCTCGCAACGGTGACCCTGGTTCTGGGCTGGTTCGCCAAGTCGCCGTGCCTGCAGACCTACGTGGACGGCGGCGGCGCCGTCCAGCTGGACTGGCGCGACTCCAGGCAGTACGTGGCGATGTGCTACTCGGACACGATCCCGCTCTACACGGCCGAGCGCCTGGACAAGGGCGCTTTCCCTTATGCCACTTCATGGGTGGACAACGAGGGGCAGCCGAACGAGCAGGTGCGGTACATGGAGTACCCGGTGCTGACCGGGCTCTTCCAGTGGTTCAACGCCAAGCTGACGGCGGGCTGGACCGCACTGGCGGGCGAGGGCTGGGTGCCGAAGACGATGCCCGTCGTCGTGTACTTCAACTTCACCGCGCTGTGGTTGGCGCTGGCGTGGCTGGTCACCATCTGGGCCACCGTGCAGCTCGCGGGCAGGCGACCGTGGGACGCCGCGATCGCCGCGCTGTCGCTGCTCGTGGTGGTGCACGTGTTCACCAACTTCGACGCGCTCGCGACCGCGTTCGCCGCGGCGGCCATGCTCGCGTGGGCGCGGAAGAAACCCGTGCTCGCGGGCCTGCTGCTGGGGCTCGGCGCGGCGGCGAAGCTCTACCCGCTGTTCCTGCTCGGTCCGCTGCTCGTGCTGTGCCTGCGCGCCGGGAGGATGGGCCCGTGGCTGCGCACCACCGCGGCCACCGTCGCGGCGTGGAGCGCGGTGAACGTGCCGATCATGCTGCTCTACCCCAAGGGCTGGTGGGAGTTCTTCCGGCTCAACTCCGAGCGCGGCGTCGACCCGGACACGATCTACAACGCGCTGATGTACTTCACCGGCTGGCCGGGCTTCGACGGTCCGCTGCTGCACGGCGAGGCGCCGGTCATCCTGAACACGGTGACGGGGGTGCTGTTCGCCCTGTGCTGCGCCGGGGTCGCGTGGATGGCGTTGTCCGCACCGACCCGGCCGCGCGTGGCCCAGCTGATGTTCCTCGTGGTGGCCGCGTTCCTGCTGACGAACAAGGTGTGGAGCCCGCAGTACTCGCTGTGGCTCGTGCCCCTCGCGGTGCTGGCGCTGCCGAGGTGGCGGCTGCTGCTCGCGTGGATGGCGGTGGACGCGCTGGTCTGGGCGCCGCGGATGTACTTCTACCTCGGCGAGTCGAACAAGGGGCTGCCCGCGGACTGGTTCCTCGGCACGGTCCTGGTGCGCGACGCGTTGGTGGTGCTGCTGTGCGTCCTGGTGATCAGGGACATCTACCGACCGGAGCGGGACAAGGTCCGCTACGCCGGGCAGGACGACCCCACGGGCGGCGTGCTCGACCGGGCCGAGGACCGATTCGTGTTGCGGCGCAAGCGAAAGCTCCAGGAGGAGAGCGTTCCCGACGCGGTAGGGGCGGGCTGA
- a CDS encoding PadR family transcriptional regulator encodes MLELAVLGLLHRHPMHGYELRKQLCGLLCGQRSFSFGSLYPALRRLHRAGLIAEGNACGGTGHSRKRKVYHLTPLGREHFAGLLAEDGRQAWEDECFGVRLAFFARTPAPVRMRILRGRRQWLADRAEGLRAALAQSAGHADRYTRELHELSLDSTEREVLWLDGLIAREPGGDACPDHGRTAQQRADQAR; translated from the coding sequence ATGTTGGAACTTGCCGTGCTCGGCCTTCTGCATCGACACCCGATGCACGGCTACGAGCTGCGCAAACAGCTCTGCGGGCTGCTGTGCGGGCAGCGCTCGTTCTCCTTCGGCTCGCTCTACCCGGCGCTGCGGAGGCTGCACCGCGCCGGGCTCATCGCCGAGGGGAACGCCTGCGGCGGTACCGGGCATTCCCGGAAGCGGAAGGTGTACCACCTCACGCCGCTCGGCCGGGAGCACTTCGCGGGCCTGCTGGCCGAGGACGGCAGGCAGGCCTGGGAGGACGAGTGCTTCGGCGTCCGGCTGGCGTTCTTCGCGCGAACCCCGGCTCCGGTGCGGATGCGCATCCTGCGCGGGCGCAGGCAGTGGCTGGCCGACCGGGCCGAAGGGCTGCGGGCGGCGCTCGCCCAGTCCGCCGGTCATGCCGACCGCTACACCCGTGAACTGCACGAACTGAGCCTGGACAGCACCGAACGGGAAGTGCTGTGGCTCGACGGACTCATCGCGCGCGAGCCGGGCGGGGACGCATGCCCCGACCACGGTCGCACTGCACAACAGCGCGCGGACCAAGCCAGATAA